TATCTTGGCAGGTATATTTGAGATGATCGGAGTGCTTATGATAAACAAGTTGCACAAAGACCGTAATCTCATTTCACTGGTTCTATTGGTAGGAGGGTTTGGTTTAAGCTTCCTGTTCCTGTCCATTGCAATGGAAACTCTTCCGATGGGGACAGCATATGCCGTATGGAC
This Paenibacillus xylanexedens DNA region includes the following protein-coding sequences:
- a CDS encoding DMT family transporter, whose translation is MNWVFLILAGIFEMIGVLMINKLHKDRNLISLVLLVGGFGLSFLFLSIAMETLPMGTAYAVWTGIGASGGAILGMVFYGEPRNALRILFIAMVLGSAVGLKLVS